The Deinococcota bacterium genomic interval GGCACGAGTTCAACGGAGATTCTCACCGGCCTATTCTACAGCTAGCTCTCGCGCCTCTGCTGTTGGCGCAGCGGTTCTTCCACTAGGCGCGCAAGCCCAGGCTGTTCTCGGCTTCGGTCATGGTCCCTCCTTCAGGTGCTCGAGAATAAGCCCGCACACCTCCCTGGCCTCGAGCGCACGCTTCCCGAGCAGCTCCGGCCTCGAGGAGATGAGCAGCGGGCCGTCGGCGGGGTCGGTGACCAGGCCGTGCGAGCCCTTCACCACGCTGGCGTCGAGGCCGATCACGTCCATCAGGTAGCGAAAGCCGAGTCCCTTCTTTAGGAGCGTCATGGCCACCTTGGCCTTGGGGTTTTTGAGCGCGGGGTTGACGAACAGCTCGGCGGGGTCGTAGCCGGGCTTGCGGTGGATGTCGACGGTGCGAGCGTAGTCGGGCGCCAGGCGGTCGTCCAGCCAGAAGTAGTAGGTGAACCAGGCGTCCGGCTCGGCCAGGACTACGAAGTCGCCGGCGCGAGGGTGGTCGAGGCCACGGGCCCTTTTGCCCGCCTCGGCCAAGACCTCGGCGACGCCGTCGGTGGTCTCGAGCAGCGCCCGCACCTCGTCCCTTTTGCTGTCGTCGTTGACGTAGACGTGCGCCACCTGGTGGTCGGCCACCGCCAAGGCCGCGCTCATGCCGGCGTTCAGGTCCTCCAAACCGAGTTCCTCGCGCACCGCGATCCAGCCCCGTTCGCGAAAGAGCCGGTTGAGGTGAACGGGTCTGGACACCGGCGTGACGCCGTACTCCGACATGACGATGATGTGCGCGCCGCGCGCCTCGTAAAAGTCGATGAGGTCGCCCGCCACCGCGTCGATCTCCTGGAGGTCGGTTGTAACCTTCGCCAGGTCGGGGCCGTAGCGCTGCAAGCCGTAGTCGAGGTGCGGCAGGTAGACGAGGCTCAAGGTGGGGTTATGGCGCTCCTCGAGCCACTTGGCGGCCTCGGCGATCCAGCGGCTCGAATGAACCGAACTGTTCGGCCCCCAGAAGTTGAAGAGCGGAAAGGCTCCGAGGTCACCCTGCAGGGCCGGACGGAGCTCGGCGGGCCAACTGTAGATGTCGGGCAGCTTGCGCCCGTCGGCGGGGTACATGGGCCGCTCAA includes:
- a CDS encoding alkaline phosphatase family protein — translated: MNKTAVLNVVGLAPSLIGPATPRLRAFAERHAQVSVTPVLPAVTCSVQATYLTGTLPSEHGVVGNGWYFRDEHEVKFWRRSDGLVQKPKLWERAKAQDPGFTCANLFWRYATYSKADYVVVERPMYPADGRKLPDIYSWPAELRPALQGDLGAFPLFNFWGPNSSVHSSRWIAEAAKWLEERHNPTLSLVYLPHLDYGLQRYGPDLAKVTTDLQEIDAVAGDLIDFYEARGAHIIVMSEYGVTPVSRPVHLNRLFRERGWIAVREELGLEDLNAGMSAALAVADHQVAHVYVNDDSKRDEVRALLETTDGVAEVLAEAGKRARGLDHPRAGDFVVLAEPDAWFTYYFWLDDRLAPDYARTVDIHRKPGYDPAELFVNPALKNPKAKVAMTLLKKGLGFRYLMDVIGLDASVVKGSHGLVTDPADGPLLISSRPELLGKRALEAREVCGLILEHLKEGP